In the Pseudomonas orientalis genome, one interval contains:
- the ettA gene encoding energy-dependent translational throttle protein EttA, whose product MAQYVFTMHRLGKVVPPKREILKNISLSFFPGAKIGVLGLNGSGKSTLLKIMAGVDTEFEGEARPMPDLNIGYLPQEPILDPTKTVREVVEEAVSVIKDAQARLDEVYAAYAEPDADFDKLAAEQAKLEAILQAGDGHNLERQLEVAADALRLPAWDAKVEHLSGGEKRRVALCRLLLSAPDMLLLDEPTNHLDADSVAWLEHFLHDFPGTVVAITHDRYFLDNVAGWILELDRGAGIPYEGNYSGWLETKSDRLAAESKQQSAHEKAMKEELEWVRKGAKARQSKSKARLQRFEEMQSQEFQKRSETNEIYIPAGPRLGDKVIEFKNVSKGYGDRVLIDNLSFSMPKGAIVGVIGGNGAGKSTLFRMLMGKETPDSGSIEIGETVQLACVDQSREDLDGSKTVFQQISDGSDQIRIGNYEIPARTYVGRFNFKGGDQQKFVKDLSGGERGRLHLALTLKEGGNVLLLDEPSNDLDVETLRSLEEALLDFPGAAIVISHDRWFLDRVATHILAYEDDSQAVFFEGNYTEYEADRKKRLGDAAAQPHRVRHKKLA is encoded by the coding sequence ATGGCTCAATACGTCTTCACCATGCATCGGCTGGGAAAAGTTGTTCCGCCGAAGCGGGAAATCCTGAAAAACATTTCGCTGTCCTTTTTTCCAGGCGCCAAGATCGGCGTGCTCGGTCTCAACGGTTCGGGTAAGTCCACGCTGCTGAAAATCATGGCCGGCGTCGACACCGAGTTCGAAGGCGAAGCCCGCCCGATGCCGGACCTGAACATCGGCTACCTGCCCCAGGAGCCGATCCTGGACCCGACCAAGACCGTGCGCGAAGTGGTCGAAGAGGCCGTCAGCGTGATCAAGGACGCCCAGGCGCGCCTGGACGAGGTCTACGCCGCCTACGCCGAGCCGGATGCCGACTTCGACAAGCTGGCCGCCGAACAGGCCAAGCTCGAAGCCATCCTCCAGGCCGGCGACGGTCATAACCTGGAGCGCCAGCTGGAAGTCGCTGCCGACGCGCTGCGCCTGCCGGCCTGGGACGCCAAGGTCGAACACCTGTCCGGTGGCGAGAAGCGCCGTGTGGCCCTGTGCCGCCTGCTGCTATCGGCGCCCGACATGCTGCTGCTCGACGAACCGACCAACCACCTGGACGCCGATTCCGTCGCCTGGCTGGAGCACTTCCTGCACGACTTCCCGGGCACCGTGGTGGCGATCACGCACGACCGTTACTTCCTGGACAACGTCGCCGGCTGGATTCTGGAACTCGATCGTGGCGCCGGTATCCCTTACGAGGGCAACTACTCCGGTTGGCTGGAAACCAAGTCCGACCGTCTGGCCGCCGAATCCAAGCAGCAATCGGCCCATGAAAAAGCCATGAAGGAAGAACTGGAGTGGGTGCGCAAAGGCGCCAAGGCCCGCCAGTCCAAATCCAAGGCCCGTCTGCAACGCTTTGAAGAAATGCAGTCGCAGGAATTCCAGAAGCGCAGCGAGACCAACGAGATCTATATCCCGGCCGGTCCGCGCCTGGGTGACAAGGTCATCGAATTCAAGAACGTCTCCAAGGGTTATGGCGACCGCGTGCTGATCGACAACCTGTCGTTCTCCATGCCAAAAGGCGCGATCGTCGGCGTTATCGGCGGTAACGGTGCGGGTAAGTCCACGCTGTTCCGCATGCTGATGGGCAAGGAAACCCCGGATTCGGGCAGCATCGAGATCGGCGAAACCGTGCAACTGGCCTGTGTGGACCAGAGCCGTGAAGACCTCGATGGCAGCAAGACGGTATTCCAGCAGATTTCCGACGGCTCCGACCAGATCCGTATCGGCAACTATGAAATCCCGGCGCGCACCTATGTGGGCCGTTTCAACTTCAAGGGCGGCGACCAGCAGAAGTTCGTCAAGGACCTGTCCGGTGGTGAACGTGGCCGTTTGCACCTGGCCCTGACCCTGAAAGAGGGCGGCAACGTGTTGCTGCTCGACGAACCGTCCAACGACCTCGACGTTGAAACCCTGCGTTCCCTGGAAGAAGCCCTGCTGGACTTCCCGGGCGCCGCCATTGTGATCTCTCACGATCGGTGGTTCCTTGACCGCGTGGCGACTCACATCCTCGCGTACGAAGACGACTCCCAGGCGGTGTTCTTCGAGGGCAACTACACCGAGTATGAAGCCGACCGCAAGAAGCGTTTGGGCGACGCGGCGGCCCAGCCGCACCGGGTACGCCACAAGAAACTGGCCTGA